Below is a genomic region from Paenibacillus rhizovicinus.
GCTGAACAAGCTGGAGCGGATTTTCATCACGCATTTGCATGGCGATCACATCTACGGATTACCGGGCTTGCTCAGCAGCCGGGGTTACTTTGAAGGCGCTGGGCCGCTGACAATATATGGACCGCAAGGTCTGCGAGCGTACTTGGATAGCATTTTCAATCTAACGGGCGTTCATTTGGGGTACGAGCTTCACGTCGTCGAAATCACCGAAGGCGAAATTATCGCCGACGACCGTTTCGTCGTGGAAGCCGCGGAGCTGCAGCATCGACTGCCCTCCTTCGGATTCCGCATTACGGAACGGCCGCTGAGCGGGCAGTTGAATTTGAAGCGGCTTGCCGAGCTTGGCGTCCCGGCCGGACCGTTATTCGGCAAGCTGAAGCGGGGGGAGGACGTTACCTTGGCATGCGGCACTACCGTCACGGCGTCCGACGTCGTGGGCAAACCGCATCCCGGCCGCGTCGTGACGATCCTCGGCGACACGCGCCCCTGCGAGAATGCGGTCAGGCTTGCCTGTAACGCCGACCTGCTTGTGCATGAAGCAACGTTCGCTGGAGGCCTCGAGGAGAAAGCGGCCGCGTACGGCCATTCCACCTTTACGCAGGCTGCCGAAATCGCCCGGGATGCGGGAGCGAAGCGGCTGGTGGTAACGCATTTCAGTTCGCGCTATGACGATGAAGAGGTCGCAGAGCTGGCGAACGGCGTAAAAGGGATTTTCGAGCAGATCGAGCCTGCCGTCGAAATGGCGGAAATCAACGTACCGAGGTTACCGCTTACAAATTCGTAACGATATCCGAATGCTCCCTTGACAGTCCGTTGTTACGATGATGGCGCAAACCAACAACGTTCAGAGGACGAAGGGATGATGATGCATGGACACCGGAAGTCATCTGTTGTTTGGCGTTACGTTAGCGGGAATGTCGCTGGCAGTTCCAGCAGTCGCAGCGCATTCTGAACTGCAGTACGCGATTCTCGCGGCCACGCTGCTGGGCAGCCACGCCCCGGATTTCGATTCCGTCATGCGGCTGCGCGGACCGTCTGCCTATATTCGCAATCACCGCGGATTGACGCATTCGCTGCCGGCGCCACTGGCTTGGGCTCCGCTTCTCGGCCTGCCGATCGCATGGCTGTTCGGCGCAGGAGCATGGAGCGGAATCGTCATACTCTGGACGCTGTTCGCGGTCTGTTTTCACATTGTCCTTGATTTATTCAATGCTTACGGCGTCCAATGCTTACGGCCGTTTACGCGCAAATGGCTGCATCTCGACGTATTATGCTTATTCGATCCTTACTTGTTCGCGGCGCACGGAGCGGCGGCACTGCTGTGGCTGTTCGGCTATTCGCAGGCGGTAGCCGTGTTCGAATTCGTGTATGCCATGACGGCGGCGTATCTCCTATGGCGGATTGTCGTTTACCGCAATGTGATGGCGCACATTAGTGCGCATTATAAGCTGGATCGAGCGCATATCACGATGCTGCCGACGTTCTTTGGCACCGCATGGCAGTTCGTCATCGACCTGGGAGACGAGTACATGACCGGGTATTTCAAGCACGGCAGAGTGAATGAAGTCACGCGCTTGTTGAAAGCGAAGCCGGAAAGCTTGGCAGAAGCCGCAAAAGCGACGATGATCGCCGAAGGCGTGCGCGCATTCCATCATTTCTCCGAACGGATCCACGTGAAAGTCCAGGAGGAAGTCGACGGATATCTCGTAACCTGGAGCGACGTTCGCTTCTGGCATCATCGCCGATTGCCTTTCACAGCAGCGGTCACGCTGGACCGGAATTTAAACGTACTCACCGACCAAATCGGCTGGAACAAAAAAACCTGGCAGCCGCCGTTCGTTTGATCGTGCATGAATGTTTGAAACGGCTCTAAGGAGTAATAAGACCCAAGGAAACCTGGCTGATGTAATCGGCCACTTCCAAGGGTCTTTTTGTTGCTCGAAACTAAAATTAGGCACCCAGTAAAGGAAGAACGCCACCTGAAAGTGTGTCCGCATCAGCGGACGAAAACGAGCCATCCACCAACGAAACTTCGAAGACGGCCCAGTAGAAGGCGCGCCAAATCCGGGTCCAGGGACGGAGTTCCTGGGGTCCCCCTTAGGCAAGGGGGATTTAGGGGGTTGTGAAACGCTTTAGGAGGTTGTGAAACGCTTTGAGGAGGTTGTGAAACGCTTTGAATGGTATCTTGGAAAGGTTGTGAAACAGGCACCCAGTAAAGGAAGAACGCCACCTGAAAGTGTGTCCGTGCCAACGGACGAAAACGAGCCGCGATCAATCGAAACTTCGAAGACGGCCCAGTAGAAGGCACGCCAAATCCGGGTCCAGGGACGGAGTCCCTGGGGTCCCCCTTAGGCAAGGGGGATTTAGGGGGTTGTGAAACGCTTTTAGGGGGTTGTGAAACGCTTTTAGGGGGTTGTGTAAAGCTTTTGAAGTTGCAATTTTTATAGGGTTAAATGTTTTAAAAGTACAGAATTATTTTCCACAAAAACGGTTTGCACCACTCTCTAGTCAAGCGAACAGATATTCGCTAAAATGATGCATATAAGAGGTGAGCCGTCTATGTTAAAAAAGAAACCGCTGCCGGAACTCATCGACGAGCTGCGCAGCAACGAAAACGTCATTCATTGGCATGAAATAGAGCCCCAGGAGGCAAACGCAAGACCCATTCCCGAAAGCGTGGATGTCCGAATCCGGGACGCGCTGACGAGACGCGGCATTACGGAATTGTATACGCACCAGCATTCCGCTTATCAGGCGGTGAGCAAAGGTGAGAATATCGTTGCCGTTACGCCGACGGCATCGGGCAAGACGATGTGCTACAACTTGCCGGTGCTGCAGGCCATTGCCGCAGACGATACGAGCCGGGCGCTTTATATTTTCCCGACCAAGGCGCTGGCTCAGGACCAGAAGAGCGAACTGAACGAGATCATTAATGAAATGGGCATCGATATCAAGAGCTACACCTACGACGGCGATACGTCCCCGACAATTCGTCAAGTCGTGCGCAAAGCCGGACATATCGTCATCACGAATCCGGATATGCTGCATTCGGCCATTCTGCCGCATCATACCAAATGGGTGAGCCTGTTCGAGAACTTGAAGTTTGTCGTCATCGACGAACTGCATACGTACCGCGGCGTGTTCGGCAGCCATGTCGCGAATGTCATTCGCCGCTTGAAACGGATTTGCCGTTTCTATGGAAGCAACCCGATCTTCATCTGCACCTCGGCCACGATCGCGAATCCGAAGGCGTTGGCGGAGCAGCTGACAGGAAATCCGATGCGGCTCATCGATGATAACGGCGCGCCCCGCGGGAGAAAGCATTTTGTCTTCTATAACCCGCCGATCGTCAACAAACCGCTCAATATCCGGAAAAGCGCTACCGTCGAGGTCAACCAGCTGGCGCGCGATTTTCTGAAAAATAAAATTCAAACGATCGTCTTTGCCCGCAGCAGAGTCAGGGTCGAGCTGATCTTAAGTCATTTGCAGGAACTCGTTCGCAATGAGTTAGGCGCGAAATCCATTCGCGGCTACCGTGGCGGATACTTGCCGCAGCAGCGGCGCGAGATCGAGAAGGGGCTGCGGGACGGCGGAATTCTTGGCGTCGTCAGCACGAACGCGCTCGAGCTCGGCGTGGATATCGGGCAGCTGCAAGTGTGCATCATGACCGGCTATCCCGGAAGCATCGCGAGTACGTGGCAGCAAGCGGGAAGGGCGGGCCGAAGGCATGGCGAAGCGTTGATCGTCATGGTCGCCAGTTCGACGCCGATCGACCAGTACATCGTTCAGAATCCGGACTATTTCTTTGAACGATCCCCGGAGTATGCGCGCATAAATCCCGAAAACTTGCTTATTCTTGTGGATCATTTGAAATGCGCGGCCTATGAATTGCCTTTCAAGGAAACCGAACAATTCGGACCGCTGGACGTAACGGATATCATGGAATATTTGGTGGAAGAGCGGGTGTTGAACCGGAACAAGGACACCTTTTATTGGGCAAATCTGGCTTTCCCCGCAAGCAATGTCAGCTTACGGTCCGCATCCCAAGAGAACGTGGTCATTATCGACCAGTCCGTTACGGGCGACGTGAAGATCATTGGCGAGATGGACCGGTTCAGCGCCATGACGCTGCTGCACGACGAAGCGATCTATTTGCACCAGGGCGTTCAATTCCAGGTGGAGAAGCTGGACTGGGATCATAAGAAAGCGTACGTTCGCGAGGTGGACGTCGAATACTACACGGATGCCAATCTGGCCGTCCATACGAAAGTGCTGGAGATTGACAAGACGAACAATCGGACGACAGGCACGATCAATTTCGGCGATGTAAGCGTGACGGCTATCCCGACCATATATAAGAAAATCCGGCTTTCGAGCGGGGAGAATATCGGGAGCGGACCGATCTTCCTTCCAGAACAAGAACTGCATACGAGCGCAGCCTGGATCGAGCTGAAGGACGTGGATCCGCAGCTAGGAGCCAAGACGCTGGAGCTGCTATTGATGGGCATCGCGAACGTCATGAATCATATCGTGCCCGTGCTGGTCATGTGCGACCGAAGCGACGTGCATGTGATTTCGCAAATCAAAGCAGACCATACCGGCCTGCCTACGATATTCATTTGCGACCATTACCCGGGCGGAATCGGGCTGGCGGACGATGTTTATAAACGATTCGACGAAGTGAAGGCGGCAGCCATGGAACTCATAAGAAAATGCCCGTGCGAAGACGGCTGTCCTTCCTGCATCAGCACGGAAATCGTAGGCATGAACGCGAAGATGAAAAGCTTGCTGTTATTGGAGGGGTTGTAGCATGCAAAGTTTCGTCCCTGTTTTCCATAGAGGCTGGCCGATTGGTATGCCGATGCCATTCGATTCCGCTAAGGAAGCGGGCGGGCTGTCATGAGCGGGCTTAGAGACAAGCTGCTGCGTCTTCGCAGCTCGCAAGCCGCGCAAGCGGAACGTCTTGCGGGCATGGTCGAGGTGCCTGCTCCGACAGGCGAGGAACGCGAAGGTACCTCGGTAACAATCAACGGCAATGATCAAGAGGCGATCGCATTCGCTCATTCGGAGCCTGATCATTCAGACCCGGTACATTCGATTGTTTCGGCCGAATCGACAGATGCATCCGATGGGTCCACAGAAGCCTTCAGTGACGGCGGGCTTGCTGCAACCGATGCATTCGCGACTTCTCCTTCCGATGAACTAACCGATGAGCTCTCGAAGGAATGGGGCGAAATGGGCGTCCGTCTGATTCGTTCGCCAGAGGGCGATTTCCTCGTGAGAGAGAGCCGCTATCCGTTGTCGCATCGCCATGGCGTTCATGGTCTGGAGGAGCTGCTCGAAGCGCTGCCAGCCTTGGCCGCCTTCGACGAGTTCGGCAATGTCCGCGGCAAAGGAGACAGACCCAGCCAGCGCAGCGGAATCGGCGACACAAAGATTGAAGCTACGGAGAACGAAGATACAGCAACCGAAGACGCAGCAACCGAAGTCGGCATTGGCGAAGACAACCGCATGAACCCGCTGTTCCTCGACCTGGAGACGACAGGACTCGGCGTCGGCGCGGGCAATTTGCCGTTCATGGTCGGACTGGCTTACATGCGGGAAGAGACATTCATCGTCGAACAGATGCTGATCCGTCATCCGGCGGAGGAACGCGCCATGATCGGCTATTTAAGCACGCTGCTGCCGAAGTTCACGCATCTCGTCACATACAACGGGAGAACGTTCGACTGGCCGGTGCTTTACAATCGGTTCATCCTGCACGGCTATCGTTCATTCGACTGGCAGCCGGTCCATATCGATTTGCTTCATCCTTCGCGTTCCGTATGGCGCAATACGCTTGTTTCCTGCAGGCTCAGCCATGTGGAAGAGGAACGGCTCGGCATTAAGCGCGACGACGACGTGCCGGGCTCGCTCGCGCCGGCGATTTATTTCCAGTACCTCGCCGACGGGAATCCGGAGCCGCTGCACGGCGTATTCAAGCATAATGAAATCGATATGCTGTCCTTGGCTGCGCTTGCGATCCGCTTCGGCCATTTTCTGGGGGGAGGCGTAGGATCGCGGATCCCCGTCCCCGAGGAAGCCGAAGAGATTTTACGCACGGGACTGTGGCTGGAACGGATGGGCAGACCGGAACTGGCAGAGCCCTTGTATGCTCGGTTTACGGCGCATCCGCGGCCGACCGCCAAATGCTTATGCCTGCTGGCTGAACGCGACAAGAAATGTGGAAATTGGCAACGGGCTGTGTTATTGTGGCAGAAGGCTGTTTTACTGACAGGCGAGACGTCGAGGCCGGACTATGAGGCGCATATCGAGCTTGCCATGTACTACGAGCATAAGACCAAAGAACTAGAGCAAGCGCTGCAGCTGGCAGAGCAGGCGTTAGAAATGGCTGCCAGAAGGCATGCCGGCCTGCGTTTGGACGGCAAGCGAAGAATTGAAATGGATGTTATACGCAAACGGATCGACCGGCTGCGTTTGAAACGATCGAAGGGGTGAGCGACATGGGGAAGGGCGACAATCACCTCCGCGGATTGCTGATTGATTTGGATGGAACGCTGTATCACGGGGGCAGGATGATTCCCGGAGCGGACGCGTTTATTCGCATGCTTCGCGAGGAAGAGATCCGTTATTTATTCGTAACGAACAATTCATCCGCTACGCCGGAAGCCGTCGCGGATCGGCTGAACGGGATGGGGATTCCGGCGGTTCCCGAGGATGTGTGCACGTCCGCGCAGGCAGCGGCTGCTTACATTGCGGAACAAATTCCCGGAGCGCGCGTTCATGCGGTCGGCGAAATCGGACTTACGACCGCGCTGCTGGCAGCGGGTCTGAAGCTTGACGATGAACGACCGGAGCTGGTCGTTCAAGGCATTGACCGGGAACTGACGTACGACAAGATCGCGGGCGCCGTGCGGCATATTCGCAACGGCGCGCAGTACATATTGACGAATCCCGATTTGCTGCTGCCATCGGACAACGGGCTGATCCCCGGAGCGGGTTCGATTTCTGCGGTAATCCGGGCGGCTTCCGGTGTGCAGCCGGTCGTCATCGGCAAGCCGTCCGCGATTCAAATGCGCTTTGCGTTGCAGCGGCTCGGACTGGAGCCGCAGGAGACATGGGTGATCGGCGACAATCCGGCCACCGATATCGCGGCAGGACATGCCGTAGATTGTCCGTCGGTGCTGGTTTTAACCGGGCTGGCAACGGGCGACAATTATAAAGAACTGCTTGCAGCGGCGGGATGCGAAGCCGACGAGGTTATCGCGGACTTGCGCGGCTTGCAGGAATGGCTGAGAAAGAAGCTGACCTAAGATGAAACGATCTGACGCCGTCATTTGGCGGCGCAGCGCGTTCATTCCGCAGCGATGCAAGCTAGAGGCAAGAGGAAACTTGCGTATTCTTGTATTTGAGCAAAGGCAGCGCCGATAGGAAGGAAGTTGCAGGCATGCCGGAATATCCGGAAATGGAACATTACCGCAGGCTGCTGGCGGAACGCATTGCCGGCCAGCCGATTACGAAAGTGCTCGTGACAAGGCCGAAATCCATCAACGTACCGGTAGAGACCTTCGAGCAAGAGCTCGTTGGACGCACCGTCTGGTTCGTGGAACGGCGGGGCAAGATGATTCTCTTCCATCTCGACAATGGAAAACGGCTGCTTCTGCATCTCATGCTGGGCGGCTTAATCCGTTATGAATCCCATACGCTGCTGACCCCGGAAGGGCTGCCGCACGAACGGCCGGACCGGACGGTCCAGGTGACGATCGGATTTCCCGCGGGCGATCTGTGCTTCATCGGCTTAAG
It encodes:
- the rnz gene encoding ribonuclease Z, producing the protein MFLGTSAGRPTRSRNVTSIALSLPEPQCGFWLFDVGEGTQHRMLGSKLKLNKLERIFITHLHGDHIYGLPGLLSSRGYFEGAGPLTIYGPQGLRAYLDSIFNLTGVHLGYELHVVEITEGEIIADDRFVVEAAELQHRLPSFGFRITERPLSGQLNLKRLAELGVPAGPLFGKLKRGEDVTLACGTTVTASDVVGKPHPGRVVTILGDTRPCENAVRLACNADLLVHEATFAGGLEEKAAAYGHSTFTQAAEIARDAGAKRLVVTHFSSRYDDEEVAELANGVKGIFEQIEPAVEMAEINVPRLPLTNS
- a CDS encoding metal-dependent hydrolase: MDTGSHLLFGVTLAGMSLAVPAVAAHSELQYAILAATLLGSHAPDFDSVMRLRGPSAYIRNHRGLTHSLPAPLAWAPLLGLPIAWLFGAGAWSGIVILWTLFAVCFHIVLDLFNAYGVQCLRPFTRKWLHLDVLCLFDPYLFAAHGAAALLWLFGYSQAVAVFEFVYAMTAAYLLWRIVVYRNVMAHISAHYKLDRAHITMLPTFFGTAWQFVIDLGDEYMTGYFKHGRVNEVTRLLKAKPESLAEAAKATMIAEGVRAFHHFSERIHVKVQEEVDGYLVTWSDVRFWHHRRLPFTAAVTLDRNLNVLTDQIGWNKKTWQPPFV
- a CDS encoding DEAD/DEAH box helicase — encoded protein: MLKKKPLPELIDELRSNENVIHWHEIEPQEANARPIPESVDVRIRDALTRRGITELYTHQHSAYQAVSKGENIVAVTPTASGKTMCYNLPVLQAIAADDTSRALYIFPTKALAQDQKSELNEIINEMGIDIKSYTYDGDTSPTIRQVVRKAGHIVITNPDMLHSAILPHHTKWVSLFENLKFVVIDELHTYRGVFGSHVANVIRRLKRICRFYGSNPIFICTSATIANPKALAEQLTGNPMRLIDDNGAPRGRKHFVFYNPPIVNKPLNIRKSATVEVNQLARDFLKNKIQTIVFARSRVRVELILSHLQELVRNELGAKSIRGYRGGYLPQQRREIEKGLRDGGILGVVSTNALELGVDIGQLQVCIMTGYPGSIASTWQQAGRAGRRHGEALIVMVASSTPIDQYIVQNPDYFFERSPEYARINPENLLILVDHLKCAAYELPFKETEQFGPLDVTDIMEYLVEERVLNRNKDTFYWANLAFPASNVSLRSASQENVVIIDQSVTGDVKIIGEMDRFSAMTLLHDEAIYLHQGVQFQVEKLDWDHKKAYVREVDVEYYTDANLAVHTKVLEIDKTNNRTTGTINFGDVSVTAIPTIYKKIRLSSGENIGSGPIFLPEQELHTSAAWIELKDVDPQLGAKTLELLLMGIANVMNHIVPVLVMCDRSDVHVISQIKADHTGLPTIFICDHYPGGIGLADDVYKRFDEVKAAAMELIRKCPCEDGCPSCISTEIVGMNAKMKSLLLLEGL
- a CDS encoding ribonuclease H-like domain-containing protein gives rise to the protein MSGLRDKLLRLRSSQAAQAERLAGMVEVPAPTGEEREGTSVTINGNDQEAIAFAHSEPDHSDPVHSIVSAESTDASDGSTEAFSDGGLAATDAFATSPSDELTDELSKEWGEMGVRLIRSPEGDFLVRESRYPLSHRHGVHGLEELLEALPALAAFDEFGNVRGKGDRPSQRSGIGDTKIEATENEDTATEDAATEVGIGEDNRMNPLFLDLETTGLGVGAGNLPFMVGLAYMREETFIVEQMLIRHPAEERAMIGYLSTLLPKFTHLVTYNGRTFDWPVLYNRFILHGYRSFDWQPVHIDLLHPSRSVWRNTLVSCRLSHVEEERLGIKRDDDVPGSLAPAIYFQYLADGNPEPLHGVFKHNEIDMLSLAALAIRFGHFLGGGVGSRIPVPEEAEEILRTGLWLERMGRPELAEPLYARFTAHPRPTAKCLCLLAERDKKCGNWQRAVLLWQKAVLLTGETSRPDYEAHIELAMYYEHKTKELEQALQLAEQALEMAARRHAGLRLDGKRRIEMDVIRKRIDRLRLKRSKG
- a CDS encoding TIGR01457 family HAD-type hydrolase; the protein is MGKGDNHLRGLLIDLDGTLYHGGRMIPGADAFIRMLREEEIRYLFVTNNSSATPEAVADRLNGMGIPAVPEDVCTSAQAAAAYIAEQIPGARVHAVGEIGLTTALLAAGLKLDDERPELVVQGIDRELTYDKIAGAVRHIRNGAQYILTNPDLLLPSDNGLIPGAGSISAVIRAASGVQPVVIGKPSAIQMRFALQRLGLEPQETWVIGDNPATDIAAGHAVDCPSVLVLTGLATGDNYKELLAAAGCEADEVIADLRGLQEWLRKKLT